In one Umezawaea sp. Da 62-37 genomic region, the following are encoded:
- a CDS encoding DUF2470 domain-containing protein, with amino-acid sequence MTEHRRPPAPHAAERARTIAARGGRAAVLPSAGDTSDGARITPLLHHVHPNGSAMLLMPDDHPLVASAWQAPRAEVTAMLEVADHAPVQLREPVRGLLWITGWMRALDGQEARDEVLSVVDQRADPRLLDAGHGATVLLLSPASMVIADAEGTSSLRPEQFAAATPDPFCTHEDHWLRHLELSHRDVVSMLAKHLPEELRGGHVRPLGLDRFGLRLRVEAPDTDHDVRIAFSRPVESAKELSVELRRLVGCPFLAQSGQAQSGQAQSGTA; translated from the coding sequence GTGACCGAGCACCGACGACCGCCGGCCCCCCATGCGGCCGAGCGCGCACGCACGATCGCCGCCCGTGGTGGCCGTGCCGCTGTCCTGCCCTCCGCGGGTGACACCTCCGACGGCGCGCGGATCACCCCGCTGCTGCACCACGTGCACCCGAACGGGAGCGCGATGCTGCTGATGCCGGACGACCACCCGTTGGTGGCGTCGGCGTGGCAGGCGCCGAGGGCCGAGGTGACGGCGATGCTGGAGGTCGCCGACCACGCCCCCGTCCAGCTGCGCGAGCCCGTCCGCGGGCTGCTGTGGATCACCGGGTGGATGCGCGCGCTCGACGGCCAGGAGGCGCGGGACGAGGTGCTGTCCGTTGTGGACCAGCGCGCCGACCCTCGACTGCTGGACGCGGGCCACGGCGCCACGGTGCTGCTGCTCTCCCCCGCGTCGATGGTGATCGCCGACGCCGAGGGCACGAGTTCGCTGCGCCCCGAGCAGTTCGCCGCCGCGACGCCGGACCCGTTCTGCACGCATGAGGACCACTGGCTGCGACACCTCGAACTGTCGCACCGGGACGTCGTGTCGATGCTCGCCAAGCACCTGCCGGAGGAGCTGCGCGGCGGTCACGTCCGCCCGCTCGGCCTCGACCGGTTCGGGTTGCGGCTGCGGGTCGAGGCACCCGACACCGATCACGACGTGCGGATCGCGTTCTCCCGTCCGGTGGAGTCGGCGAAGGAGCTGTCGGTGGAGCTGCGCAGGCTCGTCGGCTGCCCGTTCCTGGCCCAAAGCGGACAGGCCCAGAGCGGGCAGGCGCAGAGCGGCACCGCGTGA
- a CDS encoding ferritin has product MALNVKKIGTKANKFHQLLQAQVRNEFTASQQYIAVAVWYDAADLPRLASHFYKQSLEERNHAMMIVQYLMDNGLPVSIPGIDDVRTDFAAAREPVALALQQEKDVTEQIVVLAKTARDEGDYIGEQFLQWFLKEQVEEVASMSTLLTVIDRAEGNLFHVENFLVRESVGEDVDSGAPRAAGGVL; this is encoded by the coding sequence ATGGCACTCAACGTGAAGAAAATCGGCACCAAGGCCAACAAGTTCCACCAGCTGCTCCAAGCGCAGGTGCGCAACGAGTTCACCGCCTCGCAGCAGTACATCGCCGTGGCCGTCTGGTACGACGCCGCGGACCTGCCCAGGCTGGCGTCGCACTTCTACAAGCAGTCGCTCGAAGAGCGCAACCACGCCATGATGATCGTGCAGTACCTCATGGACAACGGCCTCCCGGTGTCCATCCCCGGCATCGACGACGTGCGCACCGATTTCGCCGCCGCCCGCGAGCCGGTCGCGCTCGCGCTCCAGCAGGAGAAGGACGTCACCGAGCAGATCGTCGTGCTCGCGAAGACGGCCCGCGACGAGGGCGACTACATCGGCGAGCAGTTCCTCCAGTGGTTCCTGAAGGAGCAGGTGGAGGAGGTCGCGTCGATGAGCACGCTGCTCACCGTGATCGACCGCGCCGAGGGCAACCTGTTCCACGTCGAGAACTTCCTGGTGCGCGAGTCCGTCGGCGAGGACGTCGACTCGGGCGCTCCCCGCGCGGCGGGCGGGGTTCTCTGA
- a CDS encoding glycerophosphodiester phosphodiesterase family protein → MPPLVVAHRGASAHRAELTFAAYELAIDQGADGIECDVRLTADGHLVCIHDDVVDRTSSGTGRVSEMTLAQLSELDFGSWRDGEPQRVLTFDALLELVVASRPDLKVFVESKHPARFPGRIESKVAATLGRFGLSKPDSKDDARVVLMSFSTLAVRKLREYAPRLPTVQLIEKMGVQGKDGWLPPWADYTGPDVELLRLDPGYVERSRAQGHDAYVWTVDTAEDVELCRDLGVRFLATNSPIMTRGYLSTIRETAAQLG, encoded by the coding sequence GTGCCACCTCTCGTCGTCGCGCACCGCGGCGCTTCAGCCCACCGAGCCGAACTCACGTTCGCGGCCTACGAACTAGCCATCGACCAGGGGGCGGACGGGATCGAGTGCGACGTCCGGCTGACCGCCGACGGCCACCTGGTCTGCATCCACGACGACGTCGTCGACCGCACCTCGTCGGGCACCGGCCGGGTCAGCGAGATGACCCTGGCCCAACTGTCCGAACTGGACTTCGGCAGCTGGCGCGACGGCGAGCCGCAGCGCGTGCTGACGTTCGACGCGCTGCTGGAACTGGTCGTCGCGTCGAGGCCGGACCTGAAGGTGTTCGTGGAGTCCAAGCACCCCGCGCGCTTCCCCGGCCGGATCGAGTCGAAGGTCGCCGCGACGCTCGGCCGGTTCGGGCTGTCGAAGCCCGACAGCAAGGACGACGCGCGCGTGGTGCTGATGTCGTTCTCCACGCTCGCCGTGCGCAAGCTGCGCGAGTACGCGCCGCGCCTGCCGACCGTGCAGCTCATCGAGAAGATGGGCGTGCAGGGCAAGGACGGGTGGCTGCCGCCGTGGGCCGACTACACCGGCCCTGACGTGGAACTGCTGCGCCTGGACCCCGGTTACGTCGAGCGCAGCCGCGCGCAGGGGCACGACGCGTACGTCTGGACCGTCGACACGGCCGAGGACGTCGAGCTGTGCCGCGATCTCGGCGTGCGGTTCCTCGCCACGAACTCGCCCATCATGACCCGCGGGTACCTGTCCACGATCCGCGAAACCGCTGCCCAACTGGGATGA
- a CDS encoding cytochrome P450 — MTSAPFDQQDPAFIADPYPAFAALRERGEVHWHEDLGVAVTLSHAAGSAVLRHRSLGRIWSDVKPVEAFASFNLLHRNSLLENEPPTHGRLRRLVAAAFGRGHVERLRPWIADLSDRLVDELCAKIAEHGSADLLAHVAAPLPVEVIAELLGVPGSERALLQPWSNAIVKMYEFGLPREKKDAAERAATEFVAYLRELIALRRKQPGNDLVSDLVAVTDTDGGRLTEDELVATAVLLLMAGHEATVNVIGNGVLALMRHPDQWRRLIADPSLMPTAAEELIRYDSPLQLFERTATAEVEIAGYQLKPGDKIAALLGAAARDPLVFNSPDALDISRFPNQHLGFGAGIHYCLGAPLARIEVEAALGALVRKLPGAELAAEPRRRAEFVIRGLHELPLTTS, encoded by the coding sequence GTGACCAGTGCCCCATTCGACCAGCAGGACCCGGCGTTCATCGCCGACCCCTACCCCGCTTTCGCCGCGCTGCGCGAACGCGGCGAGGTGCACTGGCACGAGGATCTGGGCGTAGCTGTCACCCTTTCGCACGCGGCCGGTTCAGCGGTGCTGCGGCATCGATCGCTCGGCCGGATCTGGTCGGACGTGAAACCGGTCGAGGCGTTCGCGTCGTTCAACCTCCTGCACCGCAACTCGCTGCTGGAGAACGAGCCCCCCACGCACGGCAGGTTGCGGCGGCTGGTCGCGGCGGCGTTCGGCCGCGGTCACGTCGAACGGCTCAGACCCTGGATCGCGGACCTCTCCGACCGGCTGGTCGACGAGCTGTGCGCGAAGATCGCCGAGCACGGTTCGGCCGACCTGCTGGCCCACGTCGCCGCGCCGCTGCCGGTCGAGGTGATCGCCGAACTGCTGGGCGTGCCCGGCTCGGAACGCGCGCTGCTCCAGCCGTGGTCGAACGCGATCGTGAAGATGTACGAGTTCGGCCTGCCGCGCGAGAAGAAGGACGCCGCCGAACGCGCCGCCACCGAGTTCGTCGCCTACCTGCGCGAACTGATCGCGCTGCGCCGCAAGCAGCCGGGCAACGACCTGGTGAGCGACCTGGTCGCCGTCACCGACACCGACGGCGGACGGCTCACCGAGGACGAGCTGGTCGCCACCGCCGTGCTGCTGCTCATGGCGGGCCACGAGGCCACCGTCAACGTCATCGGCAACGGCGTCCTCGCCCTCATGCGCCACCCCGACCAGTGGCGACGGCTGATCGCCGATCCCTCGCTGATGCCGACGGCCGCCGAGGAACTGATCCGCTACGACTCGCCGTTGCAGCTGTTCGAGCGCACGGCGACCGCCGAGGTGGAGATCGCCGGGTACCAGCTGAAGCCCGGCGACAAGATCGCGGCACTGCTGGGCGCGGCGGCGCGCGACCCGCTGGTGTTCAACTCGCCGGACGCGCTGGACATCTCGCGCTTCCCCAACCAGCACCTCGGTTTCGGGGCCGGGATCCACTACTGCCTCGGGGCGCCGTTGGCGCGGATCGAGGTGGAGGCGGCGCTGGGCGCGCTGGTGCGCAAGCTGCCGGGGGCGGAGCTGGCCGCGGAACCGCGCAGGCGCGCGGAGTTCGTCATCCGCGGGCTGCACGAGCTGCCGCTGACTACGAGCTGA
- a CDS encoding helix-turn-helix transcriptional regulator: protein MPRRPPFRRRRLGHRFQAMRLKAKMTLDDACAALDKTRSTLHRLEQGETKADIHLVRSMMDLYDQYDPDLVDQTRRANKPGWWLAYGIEDLGYIDVETEASLVRELSLLSIPGLLQTEEYMRAFFNARRSQRSSSQFENQVAVRLIRQLRLTDSEDPLDLVALVDESVLHKCVGGVDVMRRQLRHLLLANNLPTVTIRILLNDFGAHDGMNGPFILLSFPDPKDPEVLYIEYATGSLHIEAGHELSEAKLTFEHLASRALEPDESVALIERVLAEKYGPE, encoded by the coding sequence ATGCCACGACGCCCGCCGTTTCGCCGCCGCCGCCTGGGGCACCGGTTCCAGGCGATGCGGCTGAAGGCCAAGATGACCCTCGACGACGCCTGCGCCGCCCTGGACAAGACCCGCAGCACCCTGCACCGGCTCGAGCAGGGCGAGACCAAGGCCGACATCCACCTGGTCAGATCGATGATGGACCTCTACGACCAGTACGACCCCGACCTGGTCGACCAGACCCGCCGCGCCAACAAACCCGGCTGGTGGCTGGCTTACGGGATCGAAGACCTCGGGTACATCGATGTCGAAACCGAGGCTTCGCTGGTCCGGGAGTTGTCGTTGCTCAGCATTCCTGGCCTGCTCCAGACAGAGGAGTACATGCGCGCGTTCTTCAACGCGCGCCGGAGCCAGCGGTCCTCTTCCCAGTTCGAGAACCAGGTCGCCGTGCGGCTGATCCGGCAGTTGCGGCTCACCGACTCAGAGGATCCGCTGGACCTGGTGGCCTTGGTCGACGAGTCGGTCCTGCACAAGTGCGTCGGAGGTGTGGATGTGATGCGCAGGCAGCTGCGCCACCTGCTGCTCGCCAACAACCTGCCCACGGTGACCATTCGGATCCTGCTGAACGACTTCGGTGCCCATGACGGCATGAACGGTCCGTTCATTCTGCTGAGCTTTCCCGACCCGAAAGACCCCGAGGTGCTGTACATCGAGTACGCCACCGGGTCTCTGCATATCGAGGCCGGTCATGAGCTGTCGGAGGCTAAACTGACCTTCGAGCACTTGGCCTCAAGGGCGTTGGAACCCGACGAGTCGGTTGCGCTGATCGAACGGGTGCTTGCCGAGAAGTACGGCCCCGAGTGA
- a CDS encoding arginine deiminase, with the protein MTAHIAQTEAIIGSPRPAPRVESEVGPLRTVLLHRPGNELKRLTPRNNDQLLFDGVPWLARAQEEHDAFAEVLTSRGAEVLLLSDLLVEALSDQRARIAGIHSAVNERRLGIDLADALRSHLSTLAAEPLAQALMTGMTFEELPAAEGASLVRRMHHPIDFAVDPLPNLLFTRDSSVWVGDRVAITSLALPARDRETALTDLIYAYHSRFRKTGRAYGAHSAPVEGGDVLLLAPGVLAIGVGERTTPAGAESFARSALADGLAHTVLAVPIVQERATMHLDTVCTMVDRDAVVMYPAVRNTLSAYPVRADGSGGVVVDGPVPFLEAAAEAMGIERLRVIDTGLDPVTAEREQWDDGNNTLAVGPGLVVAYERNVETNARLEDAGVEVLRISGSELGSGRGGPRCMSCPIDRAALT; encoded by the coding sequence GTGACTGCGCACATCGCACAGACCGAAGCCATCATCGGCTCGCCCCGCCCCGCCCCCAGGGTGGAGAGCGAGGTCGGGCCACTGCGGACGGTGCTCCTGCACCGGCCGGGCAACGAGCTCAAGAGGCTCACGCCGCGCAACAACGACCAGCTGCTGTTCGACGGCGTGCCGTGGCTGGCCAGGGCGCAGGAGGAGCACGACGCGTTCGCCGAGGTGCTGACCTCGCGCGGCGCCGAGGTGCTGCTGCTGTCGGACCTGCTGGTCGAGGCGCTGTCCGACCAGCGGGCGCGCATCGCGGGCATCCACAGCGCGGTCAACGAGCGGCGCCTTGGCATCGACCTGGCCGACGCGCTGCGCTCGCACCTGTCGACGCTGGCCGCGGAGCCGCTGGCGCAGGCGCTGATGACGGGCATGACGTTCGAGGAGCTGCCCGCGGCGGAGGGCGCGTCGCTGGTGCGCAGGATGCACCACCCGATCGACTTCGCCGTCGACCCGCTGCCGAACCTGCTGTTCACCCGCGACTCGTCGGTGTGGGTGGGCGACCGGGTCGCGATCACGTCGCTGGCGCTGCCCGCGCGCGACCGCGAGACGGCGCTGACGGACCTGATCTACGCCTACCACTCGCGCTTCCGCAAGACCGGCCGCGCGTACGGCGCGCACTCGGCGCCCGTCGAGGGCGGCGACGTGCTGCTGCTGGCGCCCGGCGTGCTGGCCATCGGCGTCGGTGAGCGCACCACGCCCGCCGGCGCGGAGTCGTTCGCCCGGTCCGCGCTGGCCGACGGCCTGGCGCACACCGTGCTGGCGGTCCCGATCGTCCAGGAGCGCGCCACGATGCACCTGGACACCGTGTGCACGATGGTCGACCGCGACGCCGTGGTCATGTACCCGGCGGTGCGCAACACCCTGTCCGCCTACCCGGTCCGCGCCGACGGCAGCGGCGGCGTGGTCGTGGACGGCCCGGTGCCGTTCCTGGAGGCCGCGGCCGAGGCGATGGGCATCGAGCGGCTGCGGGTGATCGACACGGGCCTGGACCCGGTGACCGCCGAGCGCGAGCAGTGGGACGACGGCAACAACACGCTCGCCGTCGGGCCCGGTCTGGTCGTGGCCTACGAGCGGAACGTGGAGACCAACGCCCGACTGGAGGACGCGGGGGTCGAGGTGCTGCGGATCAGCGGTTCGGAACTCGGTTCCGGCCGCGGCGGCCCGCGGTGCATGTCCTGCCCGATCGACCGGGCCGCGCTGACCTGA
- a CDS encoding DUF397 domain-containing protein — MKEAIAVSTVDFTGALWRKSSRSGNGNNGACVEVAHTGPVVGVRDSKNAEAGTLAFPESAWAAFLVFSS; from the coding sequence GTGAAAGAGGCGATCGCGGTGTCCACTGTGGACTTCACCGGTGCGTTGTGGCGCAAGAGCAGTCGAAGTGGCAACGGCAACAACGGTGCGTGCGTCGAAGTAGCCCACACCGGTCCGGTGGTGGGTGTGCGGGACTCCAAGAACGCCGAAGCCGGGACCCTCGCGTTCCCCGAGTCGGCGTGGGCGGCGTTCCTGGTGTTCAGCTCGTAG
- a CDS encoding DUF5926 family protein produces the protein MAKRTAVKNAAKPTDGVNPRQPCPCGSGKRYKACHGSEGGPGDVMVSRPFEGLAAECELIALREFVPSATVKLPLAKGDREVTLATVLPMAAAGLVRGDGTAFVGLQVQIRSGDISRDLARAIRWAEEAETGEALSVVGPDNGENPGRLQDILDVDAELSPDLHDDFAWWMPPDNQPTGEVALSLERANSAILPTARVDAPGVKAAYWVDAGDKAHLRWVRPEAEEKLLNAMARLHVRGELDLGEGSRYAGSFRAHGLVVPVWDLDREMHATEWAGPAEALGKRLLEALASVEDEPITDPERRAREGLRGRQITLR, from the coding sequence GTGGCCAAGCGGACGGCCGTGAAGAACGCTGCTAAGCCGACTGACGGGGTCAACCCCCGTCAGCCGTGCCCGTGCGGCTCCGGCAAGAGGTACAAGGCCTGCCACGGCTCCGAAGGCGGACCCGGCGACGTGATGGTGTCGCGCCCGTTCGAGGGACTGGCCGCGGAGTGCGAGCTGATCGCGCTGCGCGAGTTCGTGCCGTCCGCGACGGTGAAGCTGCCGCTCGCCAAGGGCGACCGCGAGGTCACGCTGGCCACGGTGCTGCCGATGGCGGCGGCCGGACTGGTCCGCGGCGACGGCACCGCGTTCGTCGGCCTCCAGGTGCAGATCAGGTCCGGCGACATCAGCCGCGACCTGGCCCGCGCCATCCGGTGGGCCGAGGAGGCCGAGACCGGTGAGGCGCTGTCGGTCGTCGGCCCCGACAACGGCGAGAACCCCGGCAGGCTCCAGGACATCCTGGACGTCGACGCCGAGCTGAGCCCGGACCTGCACGACGACTTCGCGTGGTGGATGCCGCCGGACAACCAGCCCACCGGCGAGGTGGCGCTGTCGCTGGAGCGGGCGAACTCGGCGATCCTGCCGACCGCGCGCGTCGACGCACCCGGCGTGAAGGCGGCCTACTGGGTCGACGCGGGCGACAAGGCGCACCTGCGCTGGGTCCGCCCGGAGGCCGAGGAGAAGCTGCTCAACGCCATGGCGCGACTGCACGTGCGCGGCGAGCTGGACCTGGGCGAGGGCTCCCGCTACGCGGGCTCGTTCCGCGCGCACGGCCTGGTCGTGCCGGTGTGGGACCTCGACCGCGAGATGCACGCGACCGAGTGGGCCGGTCCGGCCGAGGCACTGGGCAAGCGCCTGCTCGAAGCGCTGGCCAGCGTCGAGGACGAGCCGATCACCGACCCGGAGCGCCGGGCCCGCGAGGGTCTGCGCGGCCGTCAGATCACGCTCCGCTAG
- a CDS encoding type II CAAX endopeptidase family protein, which translates to MNWLAPQRPEFPERLPEEQHRGYQVELLIVFSVTLGLSGLRSLVRLLDSLLQPVPLNQQSVALNVPQARFDLLDLVAQLLSVLQLAAWGGIGLYLLWRGGIKLRMIGLDRTRIGPDALGSLGLAAVIGIPGLVFYLIAYNLGLNLQVQPSVLDETWWRTIVLILAAAGNAWAEEALVVGYLLTRFRQFGWSENKALLASSVLRGSYHLYQGFGGFIGNVVMGLVFGRVWQRTNRLWVLVLAHTLLDVAAFVGYTVLRGHVSWLP; encoded by the coding sequence GTGAACTGGCTGGCACCCCAACGCCCTGAGTTCCCCGAGCGGCTCCCGGAGGAGCAGCACCGCGGCTACCAGGTCGAGTTGCTGATCGTCTTCAGCGTGACCCTCGGTCTTTCCGGCCTGCGCAGCCTGGTCCGACTGCTGGACAGCCTGCTGCAACCGGTTCCGCTGAACCAGCAGTCGGTCGCGCTCAACGTCCCGCAGGCCCGGTTCGACCTGCTGGACCTCGTCGCGCAGCTGCTGAGCGTGCTGCAACTGGCGGCGTGGGGCGGGATCGGCCTCTACCTGCTGTGGCGCGGCGGCATCAAGCTGCGCATGATCGGCCTCGACCGCACCCGGATCGGCCCGGACGCGCTGGGCAGCCTCGGGCTGGCCGCTGTGATCGGCATCCCCGGCCTGGTGTTCTACCTGATCGCCTACAACCTGGGGCTCAACCTCCAGGTGCAGCCGTCGGTGCTCGACGAGACGTGGTGGCGCACGATCGTGCTGATCCTGGCCGCGGCGGGCAACGCGTGGGCCGAGGAGGCGCTGGTCGTCGGCTACCTGCTGACCCGGTTCCGCCAGTTCGGCTGGTCGGAGAACAAGGCGCTGCTCGCGTCGTCGGTCCTGCGCGGCTCCTACCACCTCTACCAGGGGTTCGGCGGTTTCATCGGCAACGTCGTCATGGGCCTGGTGTTCGGCCGGGTGTGGCAGCGGACCAACCGGTTGTGGGTCTTGGTGCTGGCGCACACACTGCTCGACGTGGCCGCTTTCGTCGGCTACACGGTGCTCCGCGGCCACGTGTCGTGGTTGCCGTAG
- a CDS encoding DUF4328 domain-containing protein has product MQPLRPLRVDWVATPPPGAYQRRQPRYLPRYLGPPSYPVPPRWGFPLLAWRWPTSVMGDAKAPVSVDQVRGRARAAANALGLAAVTSIWAAGSEIWRYVLLMLSRFGALSPTTVGLSDAMVVSSSVVSWVASALAIVLALLWLRRARDAAADAAGYAPSRSDLQVVVGLVVPGVNLVVPGSVAAELEHAALREPVDKRPNPSRLIRIWWGLWVANALFATITLAWSFRSSVQALADGVLLHAFSDLLAASVTITTAVLVRRITTLLLPVDPSAVRFMRVVGVRDAPKPPLRAHRYAGSAR; this is encoded by the coding sequence ATGCAACCGCTGCGGCCGCTGCGCGTGGACTGGGTGGCGACTCCGCCACCCGGCGCCTACCAGCGTCGGCAGCCGCGGTACCTGCCCCGCTACCTCGGCCCGCCGTCGTACCCGGTACCGCCGAGGTGGGGTTTCCCGCTGCTCGCGTGGCGGTGGCCGACGTCGGTCATGGGCGACGCGAAGGCCCCGGTCTCGGTCGACCAGGTGCGCGGACGAGCCCGTGCGGCGGCCAACGCGCTCGGGCTCGCGGCCGTGACGTCCATCTGGGCGGCGGGCAGCGAGATCTGGCGGTACGTCCTGCTGATGCTCAGCCGGTTCGGCGCGCTGTCGCCGACCACGGTCGGGCTGTCCGACGCGATGGTCGTGTCCTCGTCGGTCGTGTCGTGGGTCGCGTCGGCGCTGGCGATCGTGCTGGCGCTGCTGTGGCTGCGCCGCGCCCGTGACGCGGCGGCCGACGCCGCCGGGTACGCCCCGTCCCGCTCGGACCTCCAGGTCGTGGTCGGCCTGGTCGTGCCCGGCGTGAACCTGGTCGTCCCCGGCTCGGTCGCCGCCGAGCTGGAGCACGCCGCCCTCCGCGAACCCGTGGACAAGCGCCCGAACCCCTCCCGGTTGATCCGGATCTGGTGGGGCCTGTGGGTCGCGAACGCCCTGTTCGCCACGATCACGCTGGCCTGGTCGTTCCGCTCCAGCGTTCAGGCGCTCGCCGACGGCGTGCTGCTGCACGCGTTCTCGGACCTGCTCGCCGCCTCGGTGACGATCACGACGGCCGTGCTGGTCCGCCGGATCACCACCCTGCTGCTGCCGGTCGACCCGTCAGCCGTGCGGTTCATGCGCGTGGTCGGCGTCAGGGACGCCCCGAAGCCGCCCCTGCGCGCCCACCGCTACGCCGGTTCCGCGCGCTGA
- a CDS encoding DUF952 domain-containing protein, giving the protein MILHISSPAEWAADRERGEIRPDSLDDVGFVHCSDPGSVHLPANLFYAGRTDLLLLVIDPDGLPVRWEPGKPEHPTGVWFPHVYGPVPVDSVVRVLDFPPDADGVLRLPKSF; this is encoded by the coding sequence ATGATCCTGCACATCAGTTCGCCCGCCGAGTGGGCCGCCGACCGCGAACGCGGGGAGATCCGGCCGGACTCGCTCGACGACGTCGGCTTCGTGCACTGCTCGGACCCCGGCAGCGTCCACCTGCCCGCGAACCTGTTCTACGCGGGTCGCACCGACCTGTTGTTGCTGGTCATCGACCCGGACGGGCTGCCGGTCCGGTGGGAGCCGGGCAAGCCCGAGCACCCCACGGGTGTGTGGTTCCCGCACGTGTACGGCCCCGTCCCGGTGGATTCGGTCGTCCGCGTCCTCGACTTCCCACCCGACGCCGACGGTGTGCTGAGGCTCCCGAAGTCCTTTTGA
- a CDS encoding SigE family RNA polymerase sigma factor, producing the protein MAGFGGERAVVEDFAEFVRVSLPGLLRYGHALTGNPHDAADLVQGVLEKVGSRWQSVLGKGPDPLAYVRRSMANGHVSRWRRFRRENLVAEFPDSAAQPHVDRLEHEPLWQAMRELPPRQRAVVVLRFYEGLSEAEIADSLGVTKGTVKSQNSKAMATLRTKLGGFADGRE; encoded by the coding sequence ATGGCGGGCTTCGGCGGGGAGCGAGCCGTCGTGGAGGACTTCGCCGAGTTCGTCCGCGTGTCGTTGCCGGGACTGCTCCGGTACGGCCACGCGCTGACCGGCAACCCGCACGACGCCGCGGACCTCGTGCAGGGCGTGCTGGAGAAGGTCGGATCGCGCTGGCAGTCGGTGCTGGGCAAGGGCCCGGACCCGCTGGCCTACGTGCGGCGGTCCATGGCGAACGGCCACGTCAGCCGGTGGCGGCGATTCCGCCGGGAGAACCTGGTCGCGGAGTTCCCGGACTCGGCCGCACAGCCCCACGTGGACCGGCTGGAGCACGAGCCGCTGTGGCAGGCGATGCGCGAACTGCCGCCGCGCCAGCGCGCGGTCGTCGTGCTGAGGTTCTACGAGGGTCTGTCCGAAGCCGAGATCGCGGACTCGCTGGGTGTCACGAAGGGCACGGTCAAGAGCCAGAACAGCAAGGCCATGGCGACGTTGCGGACGAAGCTGGGCGGTTTCGCGGACGGGAGGGAGTGA
- a CDS encoding rhodanese-like domain-containing protein, with protein sequence MTVPNVEVSDVPVELPEGKVLLDVREADEWAAGHAPDALHIPMSELAGRLEELPADSEFYVVCRMGGRSAKVTQYLNQNGWDAVNVDGGMQHWAAQGRPLVGGVGGAEPEVI encoded by the coding sequence GTGACCGTGCCAAACGTTGAAGTGTCGGACGTCCCGGTTGAGCTGCCCGAGGGCAAGGTGCTGCTCGACGTGCGCGAGGCCGACGAGTGGGCCGCCGGGCATGCGCCCGACGCGCTGCACATCCCGATGAGCGAGCTGGCCGGCAGGCTGGAGGAGCTGCCCGCCGACAGCGAGTTCTACGTGGTCTGCCGCATGGGCGGCCGGTCGGCGAAGGTCACCCAGTACCTGAACCAGAACGGCTGGGACGCGGTGAACGTCGACGGCGGCATGCAGCACTGGGCGGCGCAGGGGCGTCCGCTGGTGGGCGGCGTCGGTGGCGCGGAGCCCGAGGTCATCTGA